From Solanum lycopersicum chromosome 4, SLM_r2.1:
aacagaacgcaatttatacatttcgcttctgtttgtataagtgagaaataCGAGGATTGTGAGCGAGatctgaaaaaaataaataaaagaacacaaaaatatatgtatttatacaattttctctactttatacaaataaaaacaatttttatacacttgtatttatataaaaagtgaaaaagcGAGCGAGAAATTGAGCGAAAATAGGAGAATGACGAGCGAAATTTTTGAAAGAGAAACGACCGACAAATTTTAGCAAACGAAGCgcaattaaatcaaatcctaactactctatttattttagattattaatttactattatatatcattatccctttaaaaaattgatttaattttccTTACACTCCTAACAAGAGTTTATTAAAACTTTTCTATATCAATCTAAATTTAAATAGGATTCaggattattttcattattaaaaaagTTCTTATCCCCCAATGGGATGATTTGGCTTGAAACTTTCACTAAGATCTCAAGTTTATAACCCCTCGTTAGCGAAATTCGCTCTAGACTTATCATCTAGTGCGAATTACCTCTTGTTTAAGAGTTAAtgcataaaaacaaaattttaccTTGAGCGCATGCATCCAAAGATAGAGACTGAGACTGTGATTTTTCCTTtgtcaattaataaaagaaaaaaaccgaTTGAATAGcgaataaatcataaacaattaTTAACAGAATAACTACTCCATACTCATAAAACTTTGCAATACATTACAGAGAAACCAAACACGaaatactcaaaaaaaaaaaaaaaaacaactactTAATTTAACTCctattttgtgatcttaaatattaTTCTTGATTCTTCAACTTTTCAACCCGTTGATTCAATAGTTCCACGCGAGTAACCAACCTAGTCACCGAATAAAGCAGCCAGTAAAACATCAACGCTGACGCGATCAACAGCGCGTTACGCTGGCTCTTCACCATCGATTTCTGATGCCTCATCAGCTCCGTGGGAGTACAAGACTCGGCCGATTTACACTTCGGCCGAGTCTCGTACTTCCAATAAATatccaacaacaaaaacaaacaaaacgGAACTACAGAAAGAAATGGTTTTAGGAGATTTCGAGTTACGGATAGTAAACCTGAACGTAACGGATATGTACCCGGAAGAGTCAAAAGTAGTACCATAACTGCTTCTGCTGCTGCAGCATAGCCTAGAATTACCCATTCTAATGCCATTAGCtatgtttctttgttttttttctgcGAGTAtaatttgaatctttttttttttttggaggttTAAATGGAAAATAGTTGAGGATTTGATTGATGACGTGGCAACAGAATAAAGTGAAACGTGGAGTAGATACGCACACGTTCTGTGTAGAGATGGCAGGTTTTGGTAAAGTTCTGTTATGTATATTATTTGTTGCCATGTTCTTTCACTTTGTGCTggtaaaatttaacaaatagatattcatattttgtttAGATTTTACATGATATCTTATGTTATGTTTTACTTATATTAGATCATAAAAAATGAATGCGTGTTAAATATGCGCTATTTGTATACGCCTTGAAATTGAAGAGCATACGTCAATAGAGATTAAATTAaaggcaactttcacatataacaaataaaaaatttatatttgtatgctatagaaAAGTTTACATAATTGCGCTCTAATCAAACATAGAAAccgtataattcgctatacatatacagttgaagcaaagtataaaacaagaaagagaaagacacttgggcagaaaactgtataaaaacgaagtgcataaaatgaattatattattataagtgtataagaacgattatataccatttgaatttatataaaatgagaaagagaaaaagacaaaagagacttgacaaggaatatacaattgaatctaattgtataaaatgagaaagagaaaattagatacaatttgaaaattgtataaaacgagaaagagagaaaggtaaAAGAAACTTGGCAGAGAAGTATTTTTagtgtataattataagtgtatagaacgaaaatatatgtacttgcatgtgtatatacatttttttcacgctttatataaacaaaaacgcaatttatacatttcgcttctgtttgtataagagaaaggcgagggtggcaaACGAGATctaggagagtggcgagcgagatatttgggagagaggcgcctgacaattttttgcaaacgtttgctatggaccacaattaaatcaaaccctagttactctatttattttaggttattaatttgctattatatacaatttttcctaaattaaaGGACCTAAATGCGTTAGGCATATAGCTGATAAATCCAACTTATAATAATTCTATAACAGTTTATCacattcataaattaataagtcaaaactaataaatctcaaaattaaACCGAATCAAATGATACTTGACCctaaaacaaacttcatatTCACCTAAATAGTTAACATTCTGAATCTTTTGAGTTATGCgcctaatatataattatgtagcttttagattaacttactGATACAAACTTCATgcacacccaaaaaaaaaaaatataaaggttTAATACATAATCGTGATTAATAATTTAATCTTATTGAAACTAGGcattattaatcattttttataaagatAGAAATAtcttacttaaattttataaagatcAGGTGTGAGACGAGGCGTTATTATTACTTCTACAGGATTTACCTTACGCATGGTCATACCAGGTCCCTCTTTCATATCCAAAGGCTCATCCAATCGAGTTTTATAATCGAAACCTTGGATCAAATGACCTATCGTTAGGTACTCCACTTGCAACGCACAGGTCGTTCCGGGACAAGATCGTCTTCCAGAACCAAATGGAATGAACTCGTAATCTTGACCACGAAAATCAATATCAAACTCTGGAATTTTTATTAGAAGAATTAAAACTTTACTATGCGAGTTTTCAAATTGCAAATCAAACGCGGCGAATAGAGTGAATGATTTAAAAGGAGAAATGAACTTACAAAAACTGTTGCTTTGATAACGGTATCACGAGAATAACCTTCATGGAGATGTTCACTGCTCATCTTCGATAGCATCACATCAATGAAATCTGTTTCGTTACCACTGCCATTGAACTCCATTAACGACGTATCTCTCCTCTTCGCATGTTCGTTTaaccatttttgaaaaatcGAATCGATATCGTTAAACGTCTTCTTCATCAACTTTACATGACCTTGAAAATCTATCCATTTGAATAACGGAATGGGAAACGCATCCCACAACACAAATTCCATTGACAGAACTAGAAATTTCCTAAAAGCTTCCTTAAATCCCACAACTTtacttcaatttttaaaataatatttattttgaggtaaaaaaattttatcaaCAATATTTGGTTTTTAAAGAAAGTATAGCTCTTAAAACTATAAATGatgatattataattatttattcataaagttctatatttttcaaatattttttttccaactctaataatataaatattaaaagttgtttaaataaTGAATCTTTATTAATATCAACTTTAAATGATCACCGATGAATTCAGCCTAAAAATATATCTACTACTCATAATGATgttcatgcaaaaaaaaatcataagatcaacttaaagttatttattagtagaaaataaatacaatcaaaGTAGTACATTATTTGAAATATAGAGGTAGAAATATTAAGATTATTCGTCGATAAtcaatttcaataaatattgaaatatctaacttaatttttcataaagCTCGGTCGCAAGGCGAGGTGTTATTATCACTTCCACCGGATTCACCTTCGGCATAGTCATGCCGATTCCTTCTTGTAAATCCAAAGGCTCATTCGATGGAGTTTGATAATTGAAACCTTGGATCAAATGTCCTATTGTTAGGTGTTCCATTTGTAGCGCGTAGCTTATTCCAGGACAAGATCGTCTTCCAGATCCAAATGGAATGAATTCATAATCTTGACCACGAAAATTAATGTCTGTACTGAGAAATCTATCTGGATTGAACTGTTCAGGATTTGGCCATACTTTAGGATCTAGTTGTAGTTTCATGACGTTCGCGTATAGCCTAGTGCCTTTAGGTATGCGGTACCCGCTAACAACACATTCCTCTGTGTTTTCATGTGGTACTAACAAAGGGCTCGGTGGATATAAACGTAACGTCTCTTTAACGATGGCTTGAAGGTACACTAAATTCTTGATATCATTGTCGTCTATCCATCTAGCCTTGCCAACTTTTGTGTCGATCTCTTCTTGAGCTTTCTTCAAGACGTGTTGATTGTTAATCAACAATGTCATTCCCCAGTTTATGTGATGAGGAACAGTGTCTGCTGCATCCATGACCATActctgaaaaaaaattacaagttaAAGTTTTTAAGCTAAGAGTTTTTATTCGAGTCTCTTTTAGTATAATCAGGGATGGCTTGacagtgttaaaaaaaaaagacatgcgtcgtaataataggttataagTTGGAAATATGACTAAAGTTTAAGAGGTCTCATTtctagtaataataggttataagttattattttttaacaaatatagaATACTATTGgtagaaaaaataaactttttatgaaaaatatagaaattattagaagaaatttgagTACTATaactcatgaaaaataatttaaaataaaaatggttgtattatcaattgaaaactagaaaaaatcaattatgtaaaagttattaacaattcaaatttaaggccctgtttaatttttgtttcagaCCATTAATATGTTTGTCGCTCCTGATTATAATCGAAGGGATCGTTTATTTTGATCTCGAAATTTCAAatgaaacattttattttattttgtataacttACTTTAAGCTGAACAAACAAAGTAAAGAAATAAACGTTACTATCAACACATTATATAGATTAataaaggggtagaaaattattgataaaataagtccagggtaatatgaccttagtatattataagtgtgtctctgaaatttcaatgataagttgaaaaggtacttgtgcattatccctattaCAAAATAATCCAAAATGTGAATGATTCGTACATTATTATCAAGTCAAATAACGTGacataaatgaaaatatagAGGATAAAACTTACAAAAATTGTTGCTTTAATAGCGTTATCACGAGAATGACCCTGATGGAGACGTTCGTCGCTCATTTTTGAAAGCATTACGTCAATgaaatctctttcatatttttcatcttcattAACCTCCGTATTCCTCTTCACATGCTCGTCTAACCATCTCTGAGAAATCGAATCGATATCCTTAAACGTCTCCTTCATCAACTTCACATGACCTTGAAAATCTATCCATTTAAATAACCGAATCGGAAATGCATCCCACAACACAAATTCCATTGACAGAACCAGAAATTTCTTAAAAGTTTCTCTAAATCTCTCCACTTCTTCATCTCCATCGCCTCCAGATTCATAATTTTTCCCTGCTATCATTTTCACAATTAGCCCAAAATTCATCTTCTCCAACCAATCGGTTAAGTTTATCACTGATTTCACTTCACTATTTTGAATTCGAGAATTGAGATTTTTGATTTCGTTTCGAATTTTCTCGATCTTCACATGTTTCAATTTCTCCAGACGAGAGTTGGATAAAACTTcctgaattattaattttcttatgtttcGCCAGTAAGATCCGTAATTAGCTAGAAAAAGTATAGCGTTATTGTACCCAATGTATTCGCCGTAGAGACAAGCTGGACGATTCGCGAATACGGCGTCGTTTTTGGTGTAACATTCTTTTACGGCGTCGTAACTGCTGATTACTAACATCCGGTGAAGTCCGAGACGGAAAGTGAAAACAGGACCGTATTTATCGGCTAAATCGGAGAGTTTTCGAGCTAACGGACGATTGTCGCCGTCGTTGAAGTAGAAAAGATGACCAATTACCGGCCATCCTCCGGCAATTTCCGGTGGTAATGGTAGTTTTGACGATTTTTTTGTCGATAGGATGAAGTAGAAGAGGAATGCGAGTGTTAACAGTGCGACAATGGCGGCTTCCAtgggagaaagaagaagaagaagaagatcaaatttcatgtttagaaaGTTATTATGAGTATTGACGTACAATTATGATGCATGGAACTTGTTTTTATAGTGTCAACCTTCGATTCTTCAGTtcgatttaattaaattttgattcaatttttagaaaagttgcatcatatttcaaatcaaattaaatcgcTTCGTTTTGGTTTTTTCTACTTCGGTTCAATTTAATTCAATGTAGTTAAATCAATTTTTCggtgtaaataaaaataaagaaagaatatgATAAAGTAACAATTGTTGTTCACTTCACACTCCGAACCGAAGAATCGAAGtttcgaaaaaaaaagaatcgaTATCGAACTGAAATACcaaagaatataatattttttgattcGCTTCGATTTTCAGTATTTATGTTCACCTTACTTGTCACACCAATAATGTCAGtactctttcatttttaattagatattttgattttcttctttgggATATTGAATAGCATAATACTTTTTTATGCAAATTTGAAATTGTATGAagattaatttgattaattttaaaagttaaattacagAAGAATCATTCAATAATTTAGATATCTAACCgctatatgaaaaatatgataaattgttttttttctcatattgatgatattgaaaaaagttgattttaaaatattaattaaaatttatgtagTTTTATTATGATAAAACGAAATATGACAAGTAAAGAAAACGAAGAGAATATCGAATATCGATTGAGCACTACATTTATGTCTTTAATATAGTGTTTTTTTAAGCTAGTTACTTTAaactattttatctttttagaagttcaaaaccaaataaatgtatatattttttccatttcatttttagttattCCCTTTCCAAAATATAAGTACtacttaataattatattgaaatgacaGATCGCAATATCAATGTAATAACTgtatttaaaatgttaataataccgtgcatataatttattaattaaagttataaatgttattttagatttattcgcgtttttcattttgatatttaaagTTTTGAACTTTTGGCTGTTtctatttaaatattgaatagTAATATGATTGATATTTTAGAAAGGAGTGATTGATATTTTACGCTCAACGTTAATcattaaatcattttcataaaatatacgcatatatacttaaattttaagtatttatGCATGAAATTATGATatcaacatttttaaaatatttttttttctctagtaatatgaaatattaaaagtaGTTTAAATAGGATTCTAGAACTATtcacatttttcattttgattatTGAAGTTTTGATATGgctattaacttattttagaGTAAGTGGTTGATGTTTTACTCCTAATATCAATCacttatttcttaaattatctttcataaatatatgcatataataaaatttttaaatatttatgcatGAAGCTCTAATATCTacattttccaaatatttttttcttcttctaatattatgaaatattgaGAGTAATTTTTATCCAACAAATCTTCATCATTtataatatgcatattttttttttataatatcacATGTTTGTCAATAATTTGAAGGGATGGAGGCTTAAATTGATAATATTGAAAGGACATATCCCACTGTCAATATATTGACTATATTCAAAATGTTAATAATAGTGTCCAtagaaataattaactaaagttATAAATAGTATCCATagatttattcataattttcatttcgatatttgaagttttgttttttgggttactttttatttaaatattgaacGATAATATAGCAGATAAACacttatttcttaaattatttttcgtaAAATATATGCCTGTATTCAAGTATTTTCTGCATGCAATTATGATATCAacacttaaatttatttttttctagtaatatGAAATATTGAGATAGTTTATACAACTATTCTTCATCATTTATAACGTTCTATTATTTTGGATAATATCACATGTAGCTCGTCAATAATTTGAAGGTGTGGGACTTAAATTGATCATATTGTAAAAAGAAATATCGCACtattaatatattgattatattcaaaatgttaataatactatcatataaattatttgactAATGTTATAAATAGTACTCTAGATTTATtcacatttttcattttgatatttgaagtttattttaGTAATAAGTGATTGATATTTACTCCTATAATCAATTACTTATTCCTTAATTCGGTTTTCATAAGGTATATGTGGTGtgtataattaaatttgaagtaCTTATGCATGAAATTATGATATcaaacatttttcaaatatttcgtTTTCTCTAGTATTATGAAATATTGAGAGtagtttttatataaaataatcttCATCATTtatgatgtttaattttttcaccACAATATGACATGTTGCTTGTATTAAATTGAttagacataatacatatattggacccttAATTTGgtattaaattttaactttgacattcaactttcataatgaaCAAACAGatactttaactatccaacttttaaataaataaacacatgagtcctacatgacacaatacacgtaaAACACCACGTatgataaaaaatgacatgttggatgacatgtaggacatgtgtgtctgtTTGTTCagttttatataagtttaagtgtctacttgtgcacatctAAAGTTGAAGAGCATGAATGTGATTTAAAGTCAAGttaaaagacatatttatgtattatgccaattGATTATATTGAAAGAACATATCACACTATCAATATATTGACTATATTCAAAATGTTAATAATATTGTCCATATAAATTATTAACTAAAGTAATAAAAGTTGTCCTACATTTATTcgcattttttcctttttgatatTTGAAGTTTTGTTTTTGGAGTTATGTTTACTCAAATATTGAATGGTAAAATAATAACTCATTTTAGGAATAAGTGACTGATGTATTACGCCTAACATCAATTacttatttctttaattattttcgtaagatatatttatatataattaaatttcaagTATTTTAGGTATGCAATTATgatattaacattttttatattgagTGTAGTTTATACAACAAATCTATATCATTTATAGtgttcaattttaatattttttttggataatattATATGTAGATTAATTTGAAGTGTGGAGACTTAAATTGATCATATTGAAAGGAAATATCGCACTATCAATATATTGACTATACTCAAAATGTTAATAATGTTACTCATCATATAAATTGTTGACTAAATATATAAACGATATTCTAGATttattcacattttttatttagatatttgaaattttgaactaTGGGTTGCTTTTATTCAAACATCGAATAGTAATATAACagataacttattttaaaaataagtgattaATGTTTTACATCTAACATAAATCACTTATTTCTCAAATCATTTTTCATAAGATATATGTGTGTATAATTAAATTTCAAGTATTTATGCATGAAGTTCTGATATCAACATTTTccaaatatcttttttttttccctccAGTAATATGAAATATTGAGAGTAATTTAACTATACAACAAATCTTCATCActtgtgacttttttttttttttaaaaaatattctatgtAGTTTGTCAATAATTTTAAGGTGTAAAGgacatatatatcatattatcaatatattGACTATAGTTTAGACAAGAAAAACACTGTCACAGAcaagtttaatttattagttaCTTTCTGAGTTTCAATTTTCCCTGCTTCGGGTCGCGTCAGCCGAGACTACGACGTTCAgtttattttgttgaaatacCAATTGAAATAGGTAGATACTAATTGGACTCAACTAATACCACAAGAGACAACTTACACGAAAGGAGGGAAGAAACGAAACAACTTCTAGAATGCTTCGTAACTTTCTGAAGATTAGATGTGGACGTCAATACACCCATCGTTAGGAGTCTACTTAGCCCACTGAAAACTAAGTAGATGTAAAAAAGGCCCAATATTAGAAAAACTAGAAAGCCCAAAAATATGGCCCATTTAACTTCACTTTACACGAGGGTTGTTCATGAATccttttgaattgatttttaattaaaatcaaatgtaattcatatttattgatttaattgttgTTGTTTCGTTCGTTATAttcaaattataagaaaaattcactttcttttctttgtataaaattaaatagatttAATCCTTTGCTAATTAGTAATTTGTAATCCTTTATTATTCCATTTATTATAGTAATAACTAGTTTTCTTGAATCActgagaaaatattttgagatcTACGAAGCCTactaaagaaaaatatcatagAAAAGTTACTAAGTTTATCTGAAAATTTGAACCTTTATTTAGCGCAGTCGTAATcgaaaatcacaataattaaatgaaaaatccACTAACTCAAACTTAAACACTTTACTAAGCACAATGGaaatactaaaaaattaaacaaaaggtAGGATCATTAAAAGATTCGAATAgatcaattgcatcatcattCTACCTAATTCCTATAAAATATTCCAAACAGCAGTGATATTGCAATCTGATAACTGATAATTAAGTATCcccctaatttttaaaatattattattattgttattattaaattaaaacatagaTATCCATTTGAGTGTCCttccatgtattttttttatagtaataagATTAGCTTTAGACAGAATATAATGTTGTCCTAAGTCATTTTCAATCGTTATGATTACTATCTTTTCGGAATTTATTATTGAGTCGATTCTATTCATAagagatattcatattttttttttctaattacaaTAATCTCTTTAAATTTATACCGTATGGATACATTAAAGAGTATCTCATttacattataacataaatcgaatacattaaaaacttgCTTGGATACATTAAACACTACctcaaatacaatataaaataaatcggatacataatatgtagctcgaatacattaaatattggctcggatacattaaataaattagGAGAGAAATAAGGGATTTTagaggtttttttaaaaatagaaggaatattagaaataagaaaaacataagacgTGCATTTCAGtaattttttatgcataaatttaacattttaaagTATATCATAGCAAAACGATAAACATAATTATAGTCAtggattcaaaatttgaattttatagatTCTTAAAGTATTGGACTGTGAACTCTTGCCTTGGCTATTTCACAAAGGGAAATGAAATTGTTATtgaataataaagttaaaaaaattgaaatagaaatGCATTTTCTCATGTTCAAATCCTTTgagattgaaaataaaattgttggGAGTGTCACCTCTTACAATGAACCtgtaatatacaaatacaaatttaatatgaCTATATATGAATATCGAGTCCTAAATAAAAGCATGGAATACTATAATTGAATATAAAGTGTTGCTTACATGAAAAGGAGGGTTTAACAAATTGCTTAATTCACAACAAAAAGTGAGCACTTTTATAAAAGAGCCATTGCCACTAGCTACTATTATTGCAAGATGAGGCCAATCACCTTTTAGCTAATCTTTTGAGTCTTTTTTTGTTGCTGAAAATAAAGTGGGAACTAATTTACAAAAGCTAAAGAGCaccaaattataaaaaaaagaaaaagcaatTTAATTACCCAAGTGAGAAGCAATGgcaaaaaaagttatttacaaGGACCAATTAGATGTGCATGCCTTATTTATTTACCACCtgcaaaatcaaattaaagaggATCAATTATAAAGTTCATTTATCATCATAATAATGGCATGAAGTATATATAAAAGTAGATATTATATGTTGAATACATTTAGAATCGTTCGATAGTTGGTTAGAATTATGCAGGTATTAATAATGTAAGTATCAGTTATGCATATGTGAATGATTCCATTTTTTATTCTACATAAGATAATACACAGATTC
This genomic window contains:
- the LOC101267107 gene encoding nicotine N-demethylase CYP82E3-like, which codes for MKFDLLLLLLSPMEAAIVALLTLAFLFYFILSTKKSSKLPLPPEIAGGWPVIGHLFYFNDGDNRPLARKLSDLADKYGPVFTFRLGLHRMLVISSYDAVKECYTKNDAVFANRPACLYGEYIGYNNAILFLANYGSYWRNIRKLIIQEVLSNSRLEKLKHVKIEKIRNEIKNLNSRIQNSEVKSVINLTDWLEKMNFGLIVKMIAGKNYESGGDGDEEVERFRETFKKFLVLSMEFVLWDAFPIRLFKWIDFQGHVKLMKETFKDIDSISQRWLDEHVKRNTEVNEDEKYERDFIDVMLSKMSDERLHQGHSRDNAIKATIFSMVMDAADTVPHHINWGMTLLINNQHVLKKAQEEIDTKVGKARWIDDNDIKNLVYLQAIVKETLRLYPPSPLLVPHENTEECVVSGYRIPKGTRLYANVMKLQLDPKVWPNPEQFNPDRFLSTDINFRGQDYEFIPFGSGRRSCPGISYALQMEHLTIGHLIQGFNYQTPSNEPLDLQEGIGMTMPKVNPVEVIITPRLATELYEKLS
- the LOC101267398 gene encoding uncharacterized protein; amino-acid sequence: MALEWVILGYAAAAEAVMVLLLTLPGTYPLRSGLLSVTRNLLKPFLSVVPFCLFLLLDIYWKYETRPKCKSAESCTPTELMRHQKSMVKSQRNALLIASALMFYWLLYSVTRLVTRVELLNQRVEKLKNQE